Part of the Intestinibacillus sp. Marseille-P6563 genome is shown below.
ATCCCAGGTGATGAACGAACACTCGGGGTATTTGTCGCACGAATAATACACATAGCCGCGCGCTGACTTCTTCTTGACCACCTTCATGCCGCACACCGGGCAGGATGCGCCGGTGTCCTCGGTGATGGCCTTGGTGTTGGTGCACTCCGGGAAGCCCGGGCAGGCCAGGAATTTGCCAAACCGGCCAATCTTGATGACCATTTTGCGACCGCACTTGTCGCAGACGATATCGGTTTCCTCGTCCTTGATCTTGACCCGCTGGCCTTCCATAGAGGTTTCGGCCTCGTCGAGCGCGGTTTCAAAATCGCCGTAGAAGCCGCGCAACAGGTCGACATAGTTTTCCTTGCCGGCTTCGACTTCGTCCAGTTCGTTTTCCATGTTGGCGGTGAATTCATAATCGGCGACCGATTTGAATTTATCGACCAGCAGACCGGTCACGCCCTCGCCCAGCGGGGTGGGACGCAGGCTGCGGCTTTCCTTGGTGACATAGTTGCGGCTCTCGATGGTCGAGATGGTCGGCGCATAGGTGGACGGACGGCCGATGCCGCGCTCCTCCATCGCACGCACAAGCGACGCTTCGGTATAGCGCGCCGGGGGCTGGGTAAAGTGCTGGCTGGGCTCAATGGAAAGCGCGGTCAGCGCGTCACCCTCGGCAAAGGGCGGCAGCGGCTTACCCGATTCGCCCTGCTTTTCGTCGTCGGTCGATTCCTCGTACACAGCCGTAAAGCCCGAGAATGCAACCGTATGGCCGGAAGCACGGAAGACATAGCCCTCGCTCAAAATATCGGCCGAAATGGTGTCAAGCAGCGCGTCCGCCATCTGGCAGGCCACAAAGCGCAGCCAGATCAGGCGATACAGCTTATACTGGTCCGGGCTCAGGCTGGAACGCACCTGATCGGGCTCCAGCGTCACGTCGGACGGGCGGATGGCTTCGTGCGCATCCTGTGCGCCGCCCTTGGTCTTAAAGACGCGCGGCTTGCCCGGATAATAGGCATCGCCGTAGCGGCTCTTGATAAACTGCGCGGCTGCTGCGGTCGCCTCGTCGGACAGACGCAGCGAGTCGGTACGCATATAGGTGATCAGACCGGTCAGGCCCAGGCCATCGATTTCGATACCTTCATACAATTCCTGCGCCACGCTCATCGTGCGGCGGGGCGTCATATTCAGCTTGCGGCTGGCTTCCTGCTGCAAGGTGGACGTGGTAAACGGTGCGGGCGCGGATTTCTTTTTCTTGCCCTTCTTGACCGTGCCCACGGTGAACGGCTTGCCGGTGACTGCATCCACGACCGCCTTCGCGCTCTGCTCGTCGGGAAGGTCGCGGTTCCCGGCCGCGTCGCTGTAATAGCGCGCGCCGAGTTTGCCGCCCTGGTTGGTCTGGAGCTGGACATCGATCTGCCAATACTCCTCGGGCTTGAAGGCGCGGATTTCGTTTTCGCGGTCCACGACCAGACGGGTCGCGACGCTCTGCACACGTCCGGCCGACAGGCCACGCTTGACCTTGCGCCACAGGAAGGGCGAAAGCTTATAGCCGACGATACGGTCCAGGATGCGGCGCGCCTGCTGGGCATCCACCAAATCCAGGT
Proteins encoded:
- the topA gene encoding type I DNA topoisomerase; its protein translation is MSKLVIVESPAKAKTIGKYLGSDYVVKASMGHLRDLPKKKMSIDFDNNFAPEYVPIEGKDKIISELRKAAKESDFVYLATDPDREGEAISWHLKELLKLKEGQYKRVTFNEITKNAVRYGIEHPRDIDLDLVDAQQARRILDRIVGYKLSPFLWRKVKRGLSAGRVQSVATRLVVDRENEIRAFKPEEYWQIDVQLQTNQGGKLGARYYSDAAGNRDLPDEQSAKAVVDAVTGKPFTVGTVKKGKKKKSAPAPFTTSTLQQEASRKLNMTPRRTMSVAQELYEGIEIDGLGLTGLITYMRTDSLRLSDEATAAAAQFIKSRYGDAYYPGKPRVFKTKGGAQDAHEAIRPSDVTLEPDQVRSSLSPDQYKLYRLIWLRFVACQMADALLDTISADILSEGYVFRASGHTVAFSGFTAVYEESTDDEKQGESGKPLPPFAEGDALTALSIEPSQHFTQPPARYTEASLVRAMEERGIGRPSTYAPTISTIESRNYVTKESRSLRPTPLGEGVTGLLVDKFKSVADYEFTANMENELDEVEAGKENYVDLLRGFYGDFETALDEAETSMEGQRVKIKDEETDIVCDKCGRKMVIKIGRFGKFLACPGFPECTNTKAITEDTGASCPVCGMKVVKKKSARGYVYYSCDKYPECSFITWDKPLKTKCPTCDSSLFRHTDRDSKEVTDVCLREGCGYKELVKEGLPPEEAEKNRQRREARAAKAAEREAAKAAKAAEEAAAAEAGEEEKPKKKAAAKKTTAQKTTKTTAKKTATKKTTKTTAKKATVKKTTKAAKAAATEGEEATDAE